From a region of the Zingiber officinale cultivar Zhangliang chromosome 4B, Zo_v1.1, whole genome shotgun sequence genome:
- the LOC121976261 gene encoding pentatricopeptide repeat-containing protein At3g09650, chloroplastic-like has translation MLQHAAAPVPPPFRLRPSTKQLDPVQIPAPKIRTHLAAAGSSSSSSSLPVASSSFQDAALLFLLRQRKTEEAYQVYASSPVLPGPTCLSRLLAQLSYQNTPTALTRARALVRRLRDEGKLHCLDANSLGLLAVSAARSGSTAYALALLRTMLRSGYLPHVKAWSAVVSRLSASEDGPAEALSLFDSVLRRLRRVPAITAADARPDAAAFNAALNACANLGDVRRFAHLFNEMPQYQVAPDVLTHNVLIKMCARAGRKDLLVFALRRIIAADLVPCITTLHSLVAAYVGFDDLVTAEKLVQAMRDGRRDLCSILMHPPAHDSSIGRRDEEADALLEKLVMYHHSTEEEGDQPLLPKTYKPDTRMYTTLMKGYMKEGRVEDVVRMIRAMQQEEDPASHPDHVTYTTVITTLIKAGEMDRARSVLAEMARAGVPANLVTYNVLLKGYCQQLQLDKAKELIREIPEQAGIEPNVVSYNILIDGCILIDDSAGALAYFNEMRAQGIAPSKVSYTTLMKAFALSGQPKLAHKVFDEMEKDPRVKLDRVAYNMLTEGYCRLGLLEEGKKIVEKMRQNGFEPDVATYGCLANGIALARKPGEALLLWNEVKERCASLPPLRPDEGLLDALADVCVRAAFFKKALEIVACMEENGISPNKTKYKRIYVEMHSRMFTSKHASQARQDRRKGRKRAAEAFKFWLGLPNSYYGSEWRLEPSIVEDEYGDI, from the coding sequence ATGTTGCAGCACGCCGCTGCTCCAGTTCCTCCGCCTTTCAGGCTCAGACCGTCGACAAAACAATTAGACCCGGTTCAGATTCCGGCTCCAAAGATACGAACCCACCTCGCTGCCGccggctcctcctcctcctcctcttccctgCCCGTCGCCAGTAGCTCCTTCCAAGACGCAGCACTGCTCTTCCTCCTCCGCCAGCGTAAGACCGAAGAGGCATACCAGGTGTACGCCAGCAGCCCCGTCCTCCCCGGCCCCACCTGCCTCAGCCGCCTCCTCGCCCAGCTCTCGTACCAGAACACCCCCACCGCCCTCACCCGCGCCCGCGCGCTCGTCCGCCGCCTACGCGACGAGGGCAAGCTCCACTGCCTCGACGCCAACTCCCTCGGTCTCCTCGCCGTCTCCGCCGCCAGGTCCGGCTCTACCGCCTACGCCCTTGCCCTCCTCCGCACCATGCTCCGCTCCGGATACCTCCCCCACGTCAAAGCCTGGAGCGCCGTCGTCAGCCGCCTCTCCGCCTCCGAGGATGGCCCCGCCGAGGCCCTCAGCCTCTTCGACTCCGTCCTCCGCCGCCTGCGCCGCGTCCCTGCCATCACCGCCGCCGACGCCCGCCCCGACGCTGCCGCCTTCAACGCCGCCCTCAACGCCTGCGCCAACCTGGGCGACGTCCGCAGGTTCGCTCACCTGTTCAACGAAATGCCGCAGTACCAAGTCGCCCCCGACGTGCTCACCCACAACGTCCTCATCAAGATGTGCGCTAGGGCGGGCCGCAAGGACCTCCTCGTCTTCGCTCTCCGGCGCATCATCGCTGCCGACCTCGTCCCCTGCATCACCACCCTGCACTCCCTCGTCGCCGCCTACGTGGGCTTCGACGACCTGGTAACCGCTGAGAAGTTAGTACAAGCAATGAGGGACGGCCGACGAGACCTCTGCTCCATCCTCATGCACCCACCAGCACACGACTCCTCCATCGGCAGACGCGACGAGGAAGCTGACGCCCTGCTCGAAAAGCTAGTGATGTATCACCATTCGACTGAGGAAGAAGGCGACCAGCCGCTGCTGCCGAAGACCTACAAGCCCGACACCAGAATGTACACGACATTGATGAAGGGATACATGAAAGAAGGCCGAGTGGAGGACGTAGTGCGCATGATCCGAGCAATGCAGCAGGAAGAAGACCCTGCAAGCCATCCCGACCATGTCACCTACACCACCGTCATCACCACCCTCATCAAAGCCGGCGAAATGGACCGCGCGCGGAGTGTTCTCGCGGAGATGGCGCGCGCAGGAGTGCCTGCTAACCTAGTCACCTACAATGTGCTCCTCAAAGGCTACTGCCAGCAGCTGCAGCTCGACAAGGCAAAGGAGCTCATTCGCGAGATCCCAGAGCAGGCGGGCATCGAACCCAACGTCGTCTCCTACAACATCTTGATCGACGGGTGCATACTCATCGACGACAGTGCTGGAGCTTTGGCCTACTTCAATGAGATGCGCGCGCAGGGGATCGCCCCGTCCAAGGTCAGCTACACCACTCTGATGAAAGCTTTTGCTTTGTCCGGCCAGCCGAAGCTTGCTCACAAGGTGTTCGACGAGATGGAGAAGGACCCGAGGGTGAAGCTGGACAGGGTGGCCTATAACATGTTAACTGAAGGATATTGCAGACTGGGGCTGTTAGAAGAAGGTAAGAAAATTGTTGAGAAGATGAGGCAGAATGGTTTCGAACCTGATGTAGCAACCTATGGATGCCTTGCCAATGGGATAGCACTGGCAAGAAAGCCAGGGGAGGCCCTTCTGTTGTGGAATGAGGTGAAGGAGAGGTGCGCCTCATTGCCGCCACTTCGGCCCGACGAAGGATTGCTCGATGCCTTGGCTGATGTTTGTGTCAGGGCAGCCTTCTTCAAGAAGGCACTGGAGATTGTAGCTTGCATGGAGGAGAATGGCATATCCCCAAACAAGACCAAGTACAAGAGGATCTATGTGGAGATGCATTCAAGGATGTTTACTAGTAAGCACGCATCGCAGGCGAGGCAGGATCGGAGAAAAGGGAGGAAGAGGGCGGCTGAGGCTTTCAAGTTCTGGCTTGGACTTCCCAACTCCTACTATGGCAGTGAGTGGAGGCTTGAGCCATCTATCGTGGAGGATGAATACGGAGACATCTAG